In Streptomyces sp. NBC_01717, one DNA window encodes the following:
- a CDS encoding 6-phosphofructokinase, whose protein sequence is MRIGVLTSGGDCPGLNAVIRSVVHRAVVDHGDEVIGFHDGWKGLLECDYRKLDLDAVGGILARGGTILGSSRVQPAHLRGGVEQAKGHVADLGLDAIIPIGGEGTLKAANLLSEAGLPIVGVPKTIDNDIASTDVTFGFDTAVGVATEALDRLKTTAESHQRVLIVEVMGRHTGWIALHSGMAAGAHAIVVPERPFDMDELTELVGKRFSAGKKFAIVVVAEGAKPRAGSMEFEQGTKDIYGHERFAGVATQLSIELEQRLGKEARPVILGHVQRGGTPTAYDRVLATRFGWHAVEAAHRGEFGMMTALRGTDITMVPLAQAVETLKTVPAERYAEAECVL, encoded by the coding sequence ATGCGAATCGGTGTGCTCACCTCCGGCGGCGACTGCCCCGGCCTCAATGCCGTCATCCGTTCCGTCGTGCACCGCGCGGTGGTCGACCACGGCGACGAGGTCATCGGCTTCCACGACGGGTGGAAGGGCCTCCTCGAGTGCGACTACCGCAAGCTCGACCTCGACGCGGTCGGTGGCATTCTCGCCCGCGGCGGCACGATCCTCGGCTCCTCCCGGGTCCAGCCCGCACATCTGCGGGGCGGCGTCGAACAGGCCAAGGGCCATGTCGCCGATCTCGGTCTCGACGCGATCATCCCGATCGGCGGTGAGGGCACGCTGAAGGCGGCCAACCTGCTCTCCGAGGCGGGGCTGCCGATCGTCGGCGTACCGAAGACCATCGACAACGACATCGCGTCGACCGATGTGACGTTCGGCTTCGACACCGCGGTCGGTGTCGCCACCGAGGCTCTCGACCGGCTGAAGACCACCGCCGAATCGCACCAGCGGGTGCTGATCGTGGAGGTCATGGGCCGCCACACCGGCTGGATCGCCCTGCACTCGGGCATGGCGGCCGGCGCGCACGCCATCGTCGTGCCGGAGCGCCCCTTCGACATGGACGAGCTGACCGAACTGGTCGGCAAGCGTTTCTCGGCGGGCAAGAAGTTCGCGATCGTCGTGGTCGCCGAGGGCGCCAAGCCACGCGCCGGGTCCATGGAGTTCGAGCAGGGCACCAAGGACATCTACGGCCACGAGCGGTTCGCCGGGGTGGCCACCCAGCTCTCCATCGAGCTGGAGCAGCGCCTCGGCAAGGAGGCCCGCCCGGTGATACTCGGCCATGTGCAGCGCGGTGGCACCCCGACCGCGTACGACAGGGTCCTGGCGACCCGCTTCGGCTGGCACGCGGTCGAGGCGGCGCATCGCGGCGAGTTCGGCATGATGACGGCGCTGCGCGGCACGGACATCACGATGGTGCCGCTGGCCCAGGCAGTGGAGACGCTGAAGACGGTCCCGGCCGAGCGGTACGCCGAGGCCGAGTGCGTGCTCTGA
- a CDS encoding WcaF family extracellular polysaccharide biosynthesis acetyltransferase has protein sequence MRDLPGFTLAGYDKGRGILVQALWFAVMNTVFMAWFTPARVRTALLRAFGAEIGTGVLIRHRVRVLWPWKLTVGDHTWIGEGAWILNLEPVTLGAHVCVSQEALLCTGSHDHRAADFRYRNAPITVDDGAWVATRATVLAGVKVGRCAVVGAGAVLHKDLPELTLHAADNRRRPVEEPA, from the coding sequence ATGCGTGATCTTCCGGGCTTCACACTGGCCGGATACGACAAGGGGCGCGGGATACTCGTCCAGGCGCTCTGGTTCGCGGTGATGAACACGGTCTTCATGGCGTGGTTCACCCCGGCCCGGGTCAGGACGGCACTGCTGCGGGCCTTCGGCGCCGAGATCGGCACGGGGGTGCTCATCCGGCACCGGGTGCGCGTGCTCTGGCCGTGGAAGCTGACGGTCGGCGACCACACCTGGATCGGCGAGGGGGCGTGGATCCTCAACCTGGAGCCGGTCACCCTCGGCGCCCATGTGTGCGTGTCGCAGGAGGCCCTGCTGTGCACCGGCAGCCACGACCACCGCGCCGCCGATTTCCGGTACCGCAACGCGCCGATCACCGTCGACGACGGAGCCTGGGTCGCGACCCGCGCCACCGTCCTCGCCGGGGTGAAGGTCGGCCGCTGCGCCGTCGTGGGTGCGGGCGCGGTCCTCCACAAGGACCTGCCCGAGCTGACTCTGCACGCCGCCGACAACCGGCGCCGACCCGTCGAGGAGCCGGCGTGA
- a CDS encoding cytochrome c oxidase assembly protein, with translation MDHSGHGMNMDLPPFTLGRGLLFSADPFFLIGCVLALGLYGYGVLRLRRRGDSWPVGRTVFFVIGVLTIALVMCTRLNDYGMVMFSVHMVQHMVISMLSPILLLLGAPVTLALRALPVAGRGRKGPRELLLMLLHSRYMKIITHPAFTIPLFIASLYALYFTPLFDFLMGSKTGHLAMMVHFLAVGLVFFWPIMGVDPGPHRPGYVMRMLELFAGMPFHAFFGIALMMATSPMVETYKHPPASLGIDALSDQNWAGGIAWAFSEIPSVLVLIALVFQWYRSEQRTARRADRAADRDGDQELKAYNAYLASLQARGQ, from the coding sequence ATGGATCACAGCGGGCACGGCATGAACATGGATCTGCCGCCGTTCACGCTGGGACGTGGGCTCCTATTCTCCGCGGACCCGTTCTTCCTGATCGGCTGCGTCCTGGCGCTCGGCCTGTACGGGTACGGCGTGCTGCGGCTGCGCAGACGTGGCGACAGCTGGCCGGTCGGCCGGACGGTCTTCTTCGTCATCGGGGTGCTGACCATCGCCCTGGTCATGTGCACCAGGCTCAACGACTACGGCATGGTCATGTTCAGCGTGCACATGGTGCAGCACATGGTGATCAGCATGCTGTCGCCGATCCTGCTGCTGCTGGGCGCCCCGGTGACACTGGCGCTGCGCGCCCTGCCCGTCGCGGGCCGGGGCCGGAAGGGCCCGCGCGAGCTGCTGCTCATGCTGCTCCACAGCCGGTACATGAAGATCATCACGCATCCGGCGTTCACCATCCCGCTCTTCATCGCCAGCCTGTACGCGCTCTACTTCACCCCGCTGTTCGACTTCCTGATGGGTTCGAAGACCGGGCACCTCGCGATGATGGTGCACTTCCTCGCGGTCGGCCTGGTCTTCTTCTGGCCGATCATGGGCGTCGACCCGGGGCCGCACCGGCCCGGCTACGTGATGCGGATGCTGGAGCTGTTCGCGGGAATGCCGTTCCACGCGTTCTTCGGTATCGCGCTGATGATGGCGACCTCGCCGATGGTGGAGACGTACAAGCATCCGCCGGCCTCGCTCGGCATCGACGCGCTGAGCGACCAGAACTGGGCGGGCGGCATCGCCTGGGCGTTCAGTGAGATCCCTTCGGTGCTGGTGCTGATCGCGCTGGTCTTCCAGTGGTACCGGTCCGAGCAGCGGACGGCGAGGCGCGCGGACCGCGCCGCCGACCGGGACGGCGACCAGGAACTGAAGGCGTACAACGCATACCTCGCCTCGTTGCAGGCGCGCGGACAGTAG
- a CDS encoding glycosyltransferase has translation MRVLHAVTLHSPTHAFGGPVRVALNLCKGLRERGHDARLTALADGFEGPLPEDVEGVPARLHQARRILPLGFSGLTSPSLLAGAQRLVRQADVVHVHLARDLVTLPVALAALRAGKPLVLQTHGMVDPSERRSARVLDAVAVRRVLRGATAVLHLTTRELRDLEAVVGGTGLARAVRLVNGVPAQPEGPTPEGPPRILYAARLQARKRPVDLVEAAPAILARHPEATFVVAGPDEGELAAVRRRIDELGLAARVSCPGPLDGTRMTEELRRAHAYVLPSVDEPFPMSVLESMAVGTPVVVTDSNGLARDVDRAGAGRVVTGPDGIAPAVLDLLDPAARRAASEAARKLTAETFAMDAVLGTLLDVYERDSP, from the coding sequence GTGAGAGTGCTGCACGCGGTCACCCTGCACAGCCCCACCCACGCCTTCGGCGGCCCGGTCCGGGTCGCGCTCAACCTCTGTAAGGGGCTGCGGGAACGCGGGCACGACGCCCGGCTCACCGCCCTCGCCGACGGTTTCGAGGGGCCGCTGCCCGAGGATGTGGAGGGCGTGCCCGCCCGCCTCCACCAGGCGCGCAGGATCCTGCCGTTGGGGTTCAGCGGCCTGACCTCACCGTCCCTGCTCGCCGGCGCCCAGCGTCTCGTACGGCAGGCCGACGTCGTCCATGTGCATCTGGCGCGCGACCTGGTGACCCTGCCGGTGGCGCTCGCCGCGCTGCGTGCCGGGAAGCCGCTGGTCCTCCAGACGCACGGCATGGTCGACCCGAGCGAGCGGCGCTCGGCCAGGGTTCTCGACGCGGTCGCGGTGCGGCGGGTGCTGCGCGGAGCCACCGCCGTTCTGCACCTCACCACCCGTGAACTGCGGGACCTGGAGGCCGTGGTGGGCGGGACGGGCCTCGCCCGCGCCGTCCGCCTGGTGAACGGCGTGCCCGCGCAGCCCGAGGGTCCGACACCGGAGGGACCGCCGCGTATCCTGTACGCGGCCCGGCTCCAGGCCCGTAAGCGCCCCGTCGACCTGGTGGAGGCGGCCCCCGCGATCCTGGCCCGGCACCCCGAGGCCACGTTCGTCGTGGCGGGCCCCGACGAGGGCGAACTCGCCGCGGTGCGGCGGCGGATCGACGAACTCGGACTCGCGGCGCGGGTGAGCTGCCCGGGACCGCTCGACGGGACACGCATGACCGAGGAGCTGCGCAGGGCGCACGCGTACGTCCTGCCGTCGGTGGACGAGCCGTTCCCGATGTCGGTCCTGGAGTCGATGGCCGTGGGCACGCCGGTTGTGGTGACCGACTCCAACGGCCTGGCCCGCGACGTGGACCGGGCCGGCGCCGGCCGGGTCGTGACGGGACCCGACGGCATCGCCCCGGCGGTGCTCGACCTGCTGGACCCGGCCGCCCGGCGCGCCGCGTCGGAGGCGGCCCGCAAGCTCACCGCCGAGACGTTCGCCATGGACGCGGTCCTCGGCACACTCCTCGACGTGTACGAGCGGGACAGTCCTTAG
- a CDS encoding LamG-like jellyroll fold domain-containing protein has translation MQSSRGLSAALALSTAAGLGLVALPQPAAALTPPIAFTADDLPTWQTNGIVWALAEAGGTVFAGGTFSQVRPPEGGSGTAQNAVNFVALNAATGNPTSCNLSFTIGSGSATVRALAVSPDKKTLYAGGYFGAVNGTPVSSLAAIDVATCTPKANFHPSVSATVRALAVTNDTVYLGGDFTSVGGSAHARYAAVDATSGAVKPFQADVDEPGRAVAVTPDGNNVILGGDFFTVNGANSHALAVVDSATGANVRTYPGFIENNSVVKALDTDATGFYTGNEGTGGGVFDGRIALDLSTLNQRWRDTCLGATQAVKSYQNVVYSASHAHDCSSVGEYPDGRRRHLLAEPTSGTNKLGWFPDTNDGLGEGIGPRAMAVSETSNNKYMWVGGEFTTVNGSAAQGLTHFAATPDVGAPTVPSVSAESVKPTEALVRWRASLDTDDTELTYKVYRNGGSTPVYTVDGDSVDWSRPQLSFTDTNVTAGSTYTYRVTATDGAGNASALSATASVTVPTSAQKYPAKVLDDGANLYWRYNESATPFVGDTSPGDQSGIHVNGPSLRQTPAAVTGPSTAIGFNGSDQIVYSDKRTTVPGQYSVETWFKTTTTSGGKLVGFGDNTTRASGNYDKHVYMRNDGRLVFGVWTGSARTITTPDSYNNGAWHHVVATQGSSGMALYVDGTQIGTLAESNSQAYRGYWHVGGDNLNGWPNQPSSNYFAGQIDETAIYPSVLSPAQVQSHYTLATAPADSVQTVRATDDTYANAGAASTNYGTSTSLAVRGSAAYETYLRFDLPAAPAGTVLKSARLAVKTTTLSSAGSTDDFAVRPVTGSWTEAGTTYTSRPAVSSTSVGTLSGATDLSTVYSATLDTSALSPALGGSYDLALTSTGTDALWVWSSEASAAENTPQLVLTFGAP, from the coding sequence ATGCAAAGTTCCAGAGGGCTCAGCGCCGCCCTCGCCCTGTCCACCGCGGCGGGCCTGGGCCTGGTGGCCCTGCCGCAGCCGGCCGCCGCGCTGACCCCGCCCATCGCCTTCACCGCCGACGACCTGCCGACCTGGCAGACCAACGGCATCGTGTGGGCGCTGGCGGAGGCGGGCGGCACGGTCTTCGCCGGCGGCACCTTCTCGCAGGTGCGTCCGCCCGAGGGGGGCAGCGGGACCGCGCAGAACGCAGTGAACTTCGTCGCGCTGAACGCGGCGACCGGCAACCCGACGTCCTGCAACCTGTCCTTCACGATCGGCAGCGGCAGTGCGACGGTGCGCGCGCTCGCCGTGTCGCCGGACAAGAAGACGCTGTACGCGGGCGGCTACTTCGGCGCGGTCAACGGCACGCCGGTCAGCAGCCTCGCCGCGATCGACGTCGCCACCTGCACGCCCAAGGCGAACTTCCACCCGAGCGTCTCCGCCACCGTGCGGGCCCTCGCGGTCACCAACGACACCGTGTACCTGGGCGGCGACTTCACCTCGGTCGGCGGCAGCGCGCACGCGCGGTACGCGGCGGTGGACGCCACCAGCGGCGCCGTCAAGCCCTTCCAGGCGGACGTCGACGAGCCCGGACGGGCCGTAGCGGTCACCCCGGACGGCAACAACGTGATCCTCGGGGGTGACTTCTTCACCGTCAACGGCGCGAACTCGCACGCCCTGGCCGTCGTCGACTCCGCTACGGGCGCCAACGTCCGTACCTACCCGGGGTTCATCGAGAACAACTCGGTGGTCAAGGCGCTCGACACGGACGCCACCGGCTTCTACACCGGCAACGAGGGCACCGGCGGCGGCGTCTTCGACGGCCGCATCGCGCTGGACCTGTCCACGCTGAACCAGCGCTGGCGCGACACCTGCCTGGGAGCCACCCAGGCCGTCAAGTCGTACCAGAACGTGGTGTACAGCGCCTCGCACGCGCACGACTGCTCCAGCGTCGGGGAGTACCCCGACGGGCGCCGTCGCCACCTGCTCGCGGAACCGACCTCCGGCACCAACAAGCTGGGCTGGTTCCCGGACACCAACGACGGTCTCGGCGAGGGCATCGGCCCGCGCGCCATGGCGGTATCCGAGACCTCCAACAACAAGTACATGTGGGTCGGCGGCGAGTTCACCACCGTCAACGGCTCGGCGGCCCAGGGCCTGACGCACTTCGCGGCGACCCCGGACGTCGGTGCGCCGACGGTGCCGTCGGTCAGCGCGGAGTCGGTCAAGCCGACCGAGGCGCTCGTCCGCTGGCGTGCCAGCCTCGACACGGACGACACCGAGCTGACGTACAAGGTGTACCGCAACGGCGGTTCCACGCCGGTGTACACGGTCGACGGCGACTCCGTGGACTGGTCGCGTCCGCAGCTGTCGTTCACCGACACCAACGTCACGGCCGGCTCCACCTACACCTACCGGGTGACCGCGACCGACGGGGCGGGCAACGCCTCCGCGCTGTCCGCCACGGCCTCGGTGACAGTGCCGACCTCCGCCCAGAAGTACCCGGCGAAGGTGCTCGACGACGGCGCGAACCTGTACTGGCGCTATAACGAGTCCGCCACTCCGTTCGTCGGCGACACCTCGCCCGGCGACCAGAGCGGCATCCACGTCAACGGGCCCTCGCTGCGCCAGACTCCGGCCGCCGTGACCGGTCCGTCCACCGCCATCGGTTTCAACGGCAGCGACCAGATCGTCTACAGCGACAAGCGCACCACGGTGCCTGGTCAGTACTCGGTCGAGACCTGGTTCAAGACGACCACGACCAGTGGCGGCAAGCTCGTCGGGTTCGGCGACAACACCACGCGGGCCAGCGGTAATTACGACAAGCACGTCTACATGCGCAACGACGGCCGGCTGGTCTTCGGCGTGTGGACGGGATCGGCCCGCACCATCACCACGCCCGACAGCTACAACAACGGCGCCTGGCACCACGTCGTCGCCACCCAGGGTTCCTCCGGGATGGCGTTGTACGTGGACGGCACCCAGATCGGCACGCTCGCCGAGTCCAACAGCCAGGCCTACAGAGGCTACTGGCACGTCGGCGGCGACAACCTCAACGGGTGGCCGAACCAGCCGTCCAGCAACTACTTCGCCGGGCAGATCGACGAGACCGCGATCTACCCGTCGGTGCTGAGCCCGGCCCAGGTGCAGAGCCACTACACCCTGGCCACGGCCCCGGCCGACAGCGTGCAGACCGTCCGCGCCACGGACGACACGTACGCCAACGCCGGTGCCGCGAGTACCAACTACGGCACCTCCACCTCGCTGGCGGTGCGCGGCAGCGCGGCGTACGAGACGTATCTGCGTTTCGACCTGCCGGCGGCCCCGGCGGGGACCGTGCTCAAGAGCGCGCGGCTCGCGGTGAAGACGACCACGCTGAGCAGTGCGGGCAGCACGGACGACTTCGCCGTACGGCCGGTGACCGGAAGCTGGACGGAGGCGGGGACCACGTACACCTCACGGCCCGCCGTCTCCTCGACCTCGGTCGGCACCCTGAGCGGGGCCACCGACCTGTCGACGGTCTACTCGGCGACGCTCGACACCTCGGCGCTCTCCCCCGCTCTGGGAGGCAGCTACGACCTGGCGCTCACGAGCACCGGGACGGACGCGCTGTGGGTGTGGTCCAGTGAGGCGTCGGCCGCGGAGAACACCCCGCAGCTGGTGCTGACCTTCGGGGCGCCGTAA
- a CDS encoding glycoside hydrolase family 71 protein, whose amino-acid sequence MTDHPARRTYQHRRPSGRQRRAVLGALFGLLLIGLIAGTGLARDREDATRAERTGAEALPFDMPTADVLRDGPHLVFAHYFPPYPLSLDNQPAEHDYYARNYLTPQGEQGRHGTYGGLLRDRPLPVQPSSGDWRLANLEREVRTARDAGLDGFTVDILSLTGTNRQRVDMLLRAAHRVDPGFRIVLMPDMTSLHTDPRTLADQLARFAASPSAYRLADGRLVVSPFKAEAQDPAWWGQVIARLRDHGIGTALVPVFLDFRANAERFAPISHAFSSWGNRSYTRQDNVPGDIQLAHSLGKKWMQAVSVQDARPNQGIYDEAGNTATLRSTWNHAISDGADWVQLTTWNDYSEGSQFAPSLHNGHTYLDISSYYLTRFKTGVWPQIVRDTVYVTSRIQFTDAGSASLQPRLMRPRPGTASPRDQVEVLTFLTAPATVSARVGTVPHTYRAPVGVYAHDLPLSPGRTEAVVRRAGGTAAAVTTRFPARRTVTVQDLQYYAVSSGR is encoded by the coding sequence ATGACGGATCATCCCGCTCGTCGCACGTACCAGCACCGAAGGCCGTCAGGCCGGCAGCGACGCGCCGTACTCGGTGCCCTGTTCGGCCTGCTGCTGATCGGACTGATCGCCGGCACCGGGCTGGCCCGTGACCGGGAAGACGCGACCCGAGCCGAGCGAACGGGCGCCGAGGCGCTTCCTTTCGACATGCCGACCGCCGATGTGCTCCGCGACGGTCCGCATCTGGTCTTCGCGCACTACTTTCCGCCATATCCGCTCTCCCTCGACAACCAGCCCGCCGAGCACGACTACTACGCTCGCAACTACCTCACCCCGCAGGGTGAGCAGGGCAGGCACGGGACCTACGGTGGACTGCTGCGTGACCGGCCGCTGCCCGTGCAGCCGTCCAGCGGCGACTGGCGACTCGCCAACCTGGAGCGGGAGGTGCGCACTGCCCGGGACGCCGGCCTCGACGGATTCACCGTTGACATTCTCTCCTTGACCGGCACCAACCGGCAGCGCGTCGACATGCTGCTGCGTGCGGCGCACCGCGTCGATCCGGGCTTCCGGATCGTGCTGATGCCGGACATGACCTCCCTGCACACCGACCCGCGCACCCTCGCCGACCAGTTGGCACGGTTTGCCGCGTCCCCGTCCGCATACCGGCTGGCCGACGGACGCCTCGTGGTCTCCCCGTTCAAGGCGGAAGCCCAGGACCCCGCCTGGTGGGGTCAAGTCATCGCGCGCCTGCGCGACCACGGCATCGGCACCGCGCTCGTCCCGGTCTTCCTGGACTTCCGCGCCAACGCCGAGAGGTTCGCGCCGATCAGCCACGCCTTCTCGTCCTGGGGCAACCGCAGCTACACCCGCCAGGACAACGTTCCCGGCGACATTCAGCTCGCCCACTCCCTGGGAAAGAAGTGGATGCAGGCCGTGTCCGTGCAGGACGCCCGACCGAACCAGGGCATCTACGACGAGGCGGGCAACACCGCCACCCTGCGGTCGACCTGGAACCACGCCATCTCCGACGGTGCGGACTGGGTGCAGCTCACCACCTGGAACGACTACTCGGAAGGCAGCCAGTTCGCCCCCTCACTGCACAACGGCCACACGTATCTGGACATCTCGTCCTACTACCTCACCCGCTTCAAGACCGGAGTTTGGCCGCAGATCGTCCGCGACACCGTCTACGTCACCTCCCGCATCCAGTTCACGGATGCCGGCAGTGCCTCGCTCCAGCCTCGACTGATGCGCCCCCGTCCGGGCACCGCGTCCCCGCGCGACCAGGTGGAGGTGCTCACCTTCCTGACCGCGCCCGCCACGGTCTCCGCACGCGTGGGCACCGTGCCCCACACCTACCGTGCTCCCGTCGGCGTGTACGCCCACGACCTGCCGCTGAGCCCCGGTCGCACCGAGGCCGTGGTGCGCCGCGCGGGGGGTACCGCCGCCGCCGTAACGACCCGCTTTCCGGCACGGCGTACGGTCACCGTGCAGGACCTTCAGTACTACGCGGTCTCCAGTGGCCGATGA
- the gmd gene encoding GDP-mannose 4,6-dehydratase — protein MTKSALITGVTGQDGSYLAELLLSKGYRVHGLVRRSSSFNTERIDHIYQGPQEAERRLVLHHADLSDGVALVNLLRDIQPDEVYNLGAQSHVRVSFDAPLYTGDVTGLSTLRLLEAIRASGVETRIYQASSSEMFGSTPPPQNEDTPFHPRSPYGAAKVFAYWTTVNYREAYGMFAVNGILFNHESPRRGETFVTRKITRAVARIKAGLQDRLYLGNLDAVRDWGYAPEYVEAMWRMLQHDEPTDYVVATGVPATVRQFMETAFTHADLDWNEYVRYDPKYERPSEVDALIGDASKARETLGWRPCVLVEELARIMVDADVRQVEDQLAGAAVRIDR, from the coding sequence ATGACCAAGAGCGCGTTGATCACCGGCGTCACCGGGCAGGACGGCTCGTACCTGGCGGAACTGCTGCTGTCGAAGGGGTACCGGGTGCACGGCCTGGTGCGGCGGTCGTCCAGCTTCAACACCGAGCGGATCGACCACATCTACCAGGGCCCCCAGGAGGCCGAGCGACGCCTCGTGCTGCATCACGCCGACCTCTCCGACGGGGTGGCGCTGGTGAACCTGCTGCGCGACATACAGCCGGACGAGGTGTACAACCTGGGCGCCCAGTCCCATGTGCGAGTCTCCTTCGACGCGCCGCTCTACACCGGCGACGTGACCGGCCTGAGCACGCTGCGCCTGCTGGAGGCTATCCGGGCGAGCGGGGTGGAGACCCGTATCTACCAGGCGTCATCCTCTGAGATGTTCGGCTCCACGCCGCCCCCGCAGAACGAGGACACCCCCTTCCATCCGCGCAGCCCGTACGGTGCCGCGAAGGTCTTCGCGTACTGGACCACCGTCAACTACCGTGAGGCCTATGGGATGTTCGCGGTCAACGGCATCCTGTTCAACCACGAGTCCCCGCGCCGTGGCGAGACCTTCGTGACCCGCAAGATCACCCGCGCCGTCGCACGGATCAAGGCCGGTCTCCAGGACCGTCTCTACCTCGGCAACCTGGACGCGGTCCGCGACTGGGGGTACGCGCCCGAGTACGTCGAGGCGATGTGGCGGATGCTTCAGCACGACGAGCCGACGGACTACGTGGTTGCCACCGGAGTCCCGGCCACCGTGCGGCAGTTCATGGAGACCGCGTTCACCCACGCCGACCTCGACTGGAACGAGTACGTGCGCTACGACCCCAAGTACGAGCGTCCCAGCGAGGTCGACGCACTGATCGGTGACGCGTCCAAGGCGCGCGAGACGCTGGGCTGGCGGCCCTGCGTCCTGGTCGAGGAGCTCGCGCGGATCATGGTCGACGCCGACGTGCGGCAGGTGGAGGACCAGCTCGCGGGCGCCGCTGTGCGCATCGACCGTTGA
- a CDS encoding type 1 glutamine amidotransferase, with product MSNNGLRLVWVYPDLLSTYGDQGNALVVERRARQRRLDVQRVDVRSDQPIPTSGDIYLIGGGEDRPQRLAAERLRRDGGLNRAASNGAIIFSVCAGYQILGHEFINDLGEREPGLGLLDVVSTRGEGARCVGDVLADIDPQLGLPPLTGFENHQGITHLGPTARPFARVQFGGGNGTGDGTEGAYNDTVFGTYMHGPVMARNPMIADLLLKLALDVNALPPTDDRWYEALRAERIASATQPA from the coding sequence ATGAGCAACAACGGTCTGCGTCTGGTCTGGGTCTACCCCGACCTGCTGAGCACCTACGGCGACCAGGGCAACGCGCTGGTCGTGGAGCGCCGGGCCCGGCAGCGCCGTCTCGACGTGCAGCGCGTCGACGTGCGCAGCGACCAGCCGATCCCGACGTCCGGCGACATCTATCTGATCGGCGGCGGTGAGGACCGGCCGCAGCGGCTCGCCGCGGAACGGCTGCGCCGCGACGGCGGTCTCAACCGGGCCGCGTCCAACGGCGCGATCATCTTCTCGGTCTGCGCCGGCTACCAGATCCTCGGCCATGAGTTCATCAACGACCTCGGTGAGCGCGAGCCCGGTCTGGGGCTGCTCGACGTGGTCTCCACCCGCGGCGAGGGAGCCCGGTGCGTCGGTGACGTACTGGCCGACATCGACCCGCAGCTGGGCCTGCCGCCGCTGACCGGTTTCGAGAACCACCAGGGCATCACCCATCTGGGTCCGACGGCTCGGCCGTTCGCCCGGGTGCAGTTCGGCGGGGGCAACGGCACGGGTGACGGCACCGAGGGCGCGTACAACGACACGGTCTTCGGTACGTACATGCACGGGCCCGTGATGGCCCGTAACCCGATGATCGCGGACCTGCTGCTGAAGCTGGCCCTCGACGTCAACGCACTGCCGCCGACGGACGACCGTTGGTACGAGGCGCTGCGCGCCGAGCGCATCGCCTCGGCGACCCAGCCCGCATGA
- a CDS encoding LCP family protein, producing the protein MVGDRNTTEAEATDLDEAAEREGAGGAGPVASDPVADVHDPSTVPSQKGFDAAGISQAEPRRGGRSRTRRVLLGALALLAVGLLMVGGCAWWAVNHYTGKVDRISGVFPTKVPAAAQPAPSEGGQTFLLVGVDSRSVLPTTGRDAKAPEWKYGAQRSDTMMLVHLPADHSGAYVVSLPRDAWVDIPGHGKAKLNAAFSWGGPPLLIDTVQRLTKVRVDHLAVIDWDGFKKLTDSVGGVDLVVDGADRHMNGTQALVYVRERYHLARGDFDRTHRQQYFLRTLLAKVMRPSTFSNPVKATEVLDDLTAAVSVDDRLGDGDLRALLWDNKEVRPGDIVFMNAPAKGTGMISGQSVVLLDSVAGPQLWRAMREDALDGYLESHDTDRLGATTP; encoded by the coding sequence ATGGTGGGGGACAGGAACACGACCGAGGCCGAAGCGACGGACCTGGACGAAGCGGCGGAACGGGAAGGGGCGGGCGGAGCCGGTCCGGTGGCATCCGACCCGGTGGCCGACGTCCACGATCCGTCAACCGTTCCTTCGCAAAAGGGATTTGATGCCGCCGGAATATCGCAGGCGGAGCCAAGGCGCGGCGGCAGAAGCCGCACGCGTCGGGTGCTCCTCGGAGCGCTCGCACTGCTCGCTGTGGGACTGCTCATGGTGGGCGGGTGCGCCTGGTGGGCCGTCAACCACTACACCGGGAAGGTCGACCGCATCTCCGGTGTCTTCCCGACGAAGGTCCCCGCAGCCGCGCAGCCGGCGCCCTCCGAGGGCGGGCAGACCTTCCTCCTCGTCGGCGTCGACAGCCGCTCCGTCCTGCCGACCACGGGTCGTGACGCCAAGGCCCCCGAGTGGAAGTACGGTGCCCAGCGCAGTGACACGATGATGCTGGTCCACCTCCCGGCCGACCACTCCGGCGCGTACGTCGTCTCGCTGCCCCGTGACGCGTGGGTGGACATCCCCGGACACGGCAAGGCCAAGCTCAACGCCGCCTTCTCCTGGGGCGGACCACCGCTGCTCATCGACACCGTGCAGCGGCTGACCAAGGTGCGCGTCGACCATCTCGCCGTCATCGACTGGGACGGTTTCAAGAAGCTCACCGACTCCGTGGGCGGAGTGGACCTCGTCGTGGACGGCGCCGATCGCCACATGAACGGAACGCAGGCCCTGGTCTACGTGCGCGAGCGTTATCACCTCGCCCGCGGCGACTTCGACCGTACGCACCGTCAGCAGTACTTCCTGCGGACGCTGTTGGCGAAGGTCATGCGTCCTTCGACCTTCTCCAACCCCGTCAAGGCCACCGAGGTGCTGGACGACCTCACCGCTGCCGTGAGCGTCGACGATCGGCTCGGCGACGGCGACCTGCGTGCCCTGCTGTGGGACAACAAGGAGGTCCGACCCGGGGACATCGTCTTCATGAACGCTCCCGCCAAGGGAACCGGCATGATCTCCGGTCAGTCCGTGGTCCTCCTGGATTCCGTCGCTGGCCCTCAGCTGTGGCGGGCCATGCGCGAGGACGCCCTCGACGGCTACCTGGAGTCGCACGACACCGACCGGCTCGGTGCCACGACTCCCTGA